Proteins from one Malania oleifera isolate guangnan ecotype guangnan chromosome 4, ASM2987363v1, whole genome shotgun sequence genomic window:
- the LOC131153832 gene encoding uncharacterized mitochondrial protein AtMg00810-like → MKMSTCIFLLVLDKRGRPESASLTSLYTVSNKHPDIGMLNYLSHLINVGYKQSKVDYFMFIPSHETSFTIVLVYVDIIYLAENNLEQINGLMKHLGECFKLKDLGPLKYFLGIEVARSKIGIFLSQRKNALEILEETGFLGAKPCNLPMEPNLTLSETDDKLNLNPASYRRLVGKLIYLTITGPDLAYALHTLSQFMDKPRTSHLDAACQVLRYLKQLFGQGILLSASNGIQLHAFCDANLAQCRDIQRSVTGYCILLRKSLISWKTKKQTIISRSSTEAEYRSMASTCCEIIWLKQILTDLQIALPQPIKLYCDNKVAIHIASNPVFHE, encoded by the coding sequence ATGAAGATGTCTACATGCATCTTCCTCCTGGTTTTGGACAAAAGGGGGAGACCAGAATCTGCAAGCTTAACAAGTCTCTATACGGTCTCAAACAAGCATCCAGACATTGGTATGCTTAATTATCTTTCACACTTAATCAATGTCGGTTATAAGCAATCTAAAGTAGATTACTTTATGTTCATCCCATCTCACGAAACAAGTTTCACCATTGTCTTGGTCTATGTTGACATTATTTATTTGGCAGAAAACAACTTGGAACAGATCAACGGGCTTATGAAACACTTGGGAGAATGCTTCAAATTGAAGGATCTTGGCCCCTTGAAATACTTTCTAGGGATAGAGGTGGCTCGTTCCAAAATTGGAATTTTCCTATCACAAAGGAAAAATGCCTTGGAGATACTTGAGGAGACTGGTTTCCTTGGGGCTAAACCATGTAATCTACCAATGGAACCAAACCTGACACTTAGTGAGACGGATGACAAACTTAACTTGAATCCAGCTTCATATCGAAGACTGGTTGGGAAACTGATATATTTGACTATCACTGGACCAGATTTGGCATATGCATTGCACACATTGAGCCAGTTCATGGATAAGCCTCGAACTTCCCACTTGGATGCAGCATGTCAGGTTTTGCGCTATCTCAAACAGTTGTTTGGGCAAGGAATTCTTTTGTCAGCTTCTAATGGTATTCAATTACATGCATTTTGTGATGCCAATTTGGCTCAGTGCAGAGATATTCAACGATCTGTTACTGGGTACTGTATTTTACTAAGAAAATCACTGatctcttggaaaaccaagaagcaAACGATAATTTCACGATCCTCAACTGAAGCAGAATACCGCTCTATGGCATCAACCTGTTGTGAAATTATTTGGTTAAAGCAAATTTTGACAGATCTCCAAATAGCTCTCCCACAACCAATCAAGTTGTATTGTGATAATAAAGTTGCTATTCACATCGCATCTAATCCAGTTTTCCACGAGTGA